Proteins encoded within one genomic window of uncultured Draconibacterium sp.:
- a CDS encoding M14 family metallopeptidase, translating to MIRKIFSLLAIFSLAVTVFAANKPKIEVPLRFDRYYDYDDVVKALEVLHAAYPYLTKLESVGESEEGLKIYALTINNEETGAEHDKPGVWVDGNIHGNEIQAGEVCLYYANMLLTKYGENEKVTKAVDSNVHYIIPVVNVDGRNHFFKDAHTPSSSRSIRIPKDDDGDGLFDEDAPDDLDGDGSICQMRIKDPNGNYKPDPEDPRIMVRVKPGEKGEYTILGSEGIDNDGDGRFNEDAEGYLDPNRNWGYHWKPPYVQRGAGNFPFSGVGIKAVDEFAAKHPNIIVNFSFHNTGGMWLRMPADKTTKLMASDIAAYDVIGKEAIKITPGYVYMASHELYPTFGDSDGQMFFVHGSYTFTGELFMREQETYKKKSDKSTGTGSSEDRTEHNREQLKFNDNVAQGELYKEWHPYNHPVYGEIEIGGWVKMSSRLPHPFMLPDLVHRNASVVLLAANETPKVEMEVFEVKELDSNLKRIRIRLKNKNGLSTMTAQAVKDKLYTIDHLKVSGAKVIAGGKINDYRLDQVSYKEYKPEVQFFAIPGHSSAEYEFIVQGKGEIKLEYISQKAGNTSTSVSL from the coding sequence ATGATACGCAAGATATTTTCATTATTAGCAATATTTTCGTTGGCTGTAACGGTATTTGCCGCCAACAAACCAAAGATTGAAGTACCACTCCGTTTCGACCGTTATTACGATTATGATGATGTGGTGAAAGCTCTGGAAGTTCTTCATGCGGCCTACCCCTATCTAACGAAGCTGGAATCGGTTGGAGAAAGTGAAGAAGGATTAAAAATCTACGCACTTACCATCAACAATGAAGAAACCGGAGCCGAACACGATAAACCGGGTGTTTGGGTTGACGGAAACATTCATGGTAACGAAATTCAGGCCGGAGAAGTATGCCTGTATTACGCCAATATGCTGCTTACCAAATATGGCGAAAACGAAAAAGTAACCAAAGCTGTTGATAGCAACGTTCACTACATTATTCCGGTAGTAAATGTCGATGGTCGTAACCACTTTTTTAAAGATGCACATACACCTAGTTCGAGCCGAAGTATTCGTATTCCAAAAGATGATGACGGCGACGGATTATTTGATGAAGATGCACCGGATGATCTGGATGGCGACGGCAGCATTTGCCAGATGCGTATAAAAGATCCGAACGGAAATTATAAACCTGATCCGGAAGATCCACGGATTATGGTTCGTGTAAAACCCGGTGAGAAAGGAGAATACACGATTTTAGGCTCGGAAGGCATTGATAACGATGGCGACGGCAGATTTAACGAAGATGCAGAAGGTTATCTCGACCCAAACCGAAACTGGGGTTACCACTGGAAGCCACCATACGTTCAGCGCGGGGCCGGTAACTTTCCGTTTTCAGGTGTTGGAATAAAAGCTGTTGATGAATTTGCCGCCAAACACCCCAATATTATTGTTAACTTTTCATTCCATAACACAGGCGGTATGTGGCTGCGCATGCCGGCTGATAAAACAACAAAACTTATGGCCTCGGATATTGCCGCTTATGATGTAATTGGCAAAGAAGCAATTAAAATAACTCCGGGTTATGTTTATATGGCATCGCACGAACTTTACCCAACTTTTGGTGACTCTGACGGGCAAATGTTTTTTGTACATGGTTCATATACTTTTACTGGCGAACTTTTTATGCGCGAACAGGAAACATACAAAAAGAAAAGCGATAAATCTACAGGAACGGGGAGTTCTGAAGACCGCACTGAACACAACCGCGAACAACTAAAATTTAACGACAATGTAGCACAGGGTGAATTATACAAAGAATGGCATCCATATAATCACCCGGTTTATGGTGAAATTGAAATTGGTGGCTGGGTGAAAATGAGCTCTCGTTTGCCACATCCGTTTATGTTGCCCGATTTGGTTCACCGCAATGCATCGGTTGTATTACTGGCAGCCAACGAAACTCCAAAAGTTGAAATGGAAGTTTTTGAAGTAAAAGAGCTGGATAGTAACCTAAAACGAATTCGAATTCGCTTAAAAAACAAAAACGGCTTGTCGACCATGACTGCCCAGGCTGTAAAAGATAAATTGTATACCATCGATCACCTGAAAGTTTCGGGCGCCAAAGTAATTGCCGGTGGAAAAATAAACGATTATCGTCTTGACCAGGTTTCGTACAAAGAATACAAACCTGAGGTTCAGTTCTTTGCCATTCCGGGACACAGCTCGGCTGAATATGAATTTATAGTTCAGGGGAAAGGGGAAATTAAACTGGAATACATCTCTCAAAAAGCAGGAAACACCAGTACTTCGGTGAGTTTATAA
- a CDS encoding TonB-dependent receptor, with protein MRKFVMLFVCMLFLYGHLFGQSAYVLNGLVVDENNQSLPGASVLLLPNEKGTVTNSNGQFVFDKLSQGSYILDISFIGYKSVVDTVLVDSNTSYKTQLEVANLSLQEVVVTDNYVETRKREESLNIEVVNDDFLKQNLGGSLMSSLERLPGVTTIDIGSGQSKPVIRGLGFNRVVVVENNIKHEAQQWGSDHGLEIDQYAVDNVEVIKGPASLRYGSDAIGGVIDMNSRELPAPNTFGGNVDLTGKTNNSLLGTSISLYGRKDWFFANLRATYIDYGDYKVPTDSVDIYSYRAALYNNYLRNTAGNEKNLHLTLGIIHNGFQSKLFVSTVNSKSGFFANAHGLEPRNVDTDLHDKSSRDINYPYQNASHFKVVNTTHYKWDASTLELDLGFQRNFRQEWSAYVSHGYMPPVFPDSLSFDPDLEREFEKYVYSGNLRFSHQISDRNQLETGINSEFQDNRIDGRGFIIPAYEQFSLGGFVIAKYNFSERSRLQLGARYDFGNIETDEYYDWYPSPVGEDENSDFEYLQRAGNIDRTFASLTWSLGYNFDMDHWSLKANVGKSFRMPIAKELAANGVNYHRFSYEVGDPDLSPEISYQLDLGVEYQTKRLAVGTTPFLNYFDNYIYLNPSSDFDRLYGNGNQVFYYTESRVLRYGAELHVHYELLPHLQLGAMAEYVYSEQLSGEKKGYTLPFSPPFSAIINLKYQKKKIAFTENAYASLDYRITAPQNNIVPPEVTTDGYQVVNIGAGGEIEIFNQKINVSMQVQNLFNTKYFKHTSFYRLINVPEPGRNIVMNVSVPFSGKI; from the coding sequence ATGAGAAAGTTTGTCATGCTTTTTGTGTGCATGCTCTTTTTGTATGGCCACTTGTTTGGTCAATCAGCCTATGTGCTTAACGGGCTGGTGGTTGATGAAAATAACCAATCTTTGCCCGGTGCATCGGTATTGTTGTTGCCAAATGAAAAAGGAACGGTTACCAATTCCAATGGGCAATTTGTTTTTGATAAGTTGTCTCAGGGAAGCTATATTCTCGACATATCATTTATTGGTTATAAGAGTGTTGTTGATACTGTTTTGGTAGACAGTAATACTTCTTACAAAACTCAGCTGGAAGTTGCCAATTTAAGTTTGCAGGAAGTGGTAGTGACTGATAATTATGTGGAGACCCGAAAAAGGGAAGAATCGCTTAACATTGAAGTTGTTAATGATGATTTCCTGAAACAGAATTTGGGTGGTAGCCTGATGAGTTCGCTGGAAAGATTACCTGGCGTTACCACCATCGATATTGGCTCCGGACAATCAAAACCGGTCATTCGTGGACTTGGGTTTAACCGTGTTGTTGTGGTGGAAAATAATATTAAACATGAAGCTCAGCAATGGGGAAGCGATCATGGATTGGAAATTGACCAGTATGCGGTTGATAATGTAGAGGTGATTAAAGGTCCGGCTTCGTTGAGGTACGGATCGGATGCTATTGGCGGAGTGATCGACATGAACAGCAGAGAGCTGCCGGCCCCGAATACGTTTGGCGGAAATGTTGATCTGACCGGAAAAACAAACAACAGTTTACTGGGAACCTCCATATCGTTGTATGGACGGAAAGACTGGTTTTTTGCCAACCTTCGTGCCACTTATATCGATTATGGCGACTACAAAGTCCCGACCGATAGTGTTGATATTTATTCGTACCGTGCAGCTTTGTATAACAATTACTTGCGAAATACGGCAGGTAACGAGAAGAACCTGCACCTTACGCTTGGCATTATTCATAACGGATTTCAGAGTAAACTATTTGTGAGCACGGTAAATAGCAAAAGTGGCTTTTTTGCCAATGCACATGGTTTAGAGCCCCGTAATGTGGATACCGATTTACACGATAAATCAAGCCGGGATATCAACTATCCGTACCAGAATGCTAGTCATTTTAAAGTGGTAAATACCACACATTACAAATGGGATGCATCAACGCTTGAATTGGATTTGGGCTTTCAACGTAATTTTAGGCAGGAATGGAGCGCGTATGTAAGTCACGGTTATATGCCGCCGGTTTTCCCTGATAGTTTGTCATTCGATCCGGATTTGGAGCGCGAGTTTGAAAAATATGTGTACTCGGGAAACCTAAGATTTTCGCATCAGATAAGCGACAGAAACCAGTTGGAGACTGGTATAAACAGCGAGTTTCAGGACAACCGTATTGACGGTCGCGGATTTATAATCCCGGCCTACGAACAGTTCAGCCTGGGAGGATTTGTTATTGCAAAATACAACTTCTCGGAACGAAGCCGTTTGCAATTGGGGGCTCGCTACGATTTCGGGAATATTGAGACCGACGAGTATTACGACTGGTATCCATCTCCGGTGGGTGAAGACGAGAATTCGGATTTTGAATACCTTCAGCGCGCCGGAAATATCGACCGTACTTTCGCCAGTTTAACCTGGTCGTTGGGCTACAATTTCGATATGGATCATTGGTCGTTAAAAGCTAATGTTGGTAAAAGTTTCCGCATGCCAATAGCAAAAGAGCTGGCTGCAAATGGGGTAAACTATCATCGTTTTAGTTACGAAGTTGGCGATCCTGATCTTTCGCCTGAGATTTCTTACCAGTTAGACCTGGGCGTGGAGTACCAAACAAAACGATTGGCAGTGGGAACAACGCCTTTTCTGAATTACTTTGACAACTACATTTACCTGAATCCGAGTTCTGATTTCGATCGGCTTTACGGAAATGGCAACCAGGTATTTTATTATACCGAAAGTAGAGTGTTACGCTACGGTGCAGAGCTTCATGTCCATTACGAATTGTTACCTCATTTACAGTTGGGAGCTATGGCTGAATATGTTTATTCGGAACAGTTGTCGGGAGAGAAGAAAGGCTACACCTTGCCTTTCTCGCCACCGTTTTCGGCCATTATCAATCTAAAATATCAGAAGAAAAAGATCGCATTTACAGAAAATGCCTATGCTTCTTTAGACTACCGAATTACAGCACCTCAAAATAACATTGTTCCACCGGAAGTAACTACCGACGGTTACCAGGTGGTTAACATTGGTGCCGGGGGTGAAATAGAAATTTTTAATCAAAAAATAAACGTATCGATGCAGGTGCAAAACCTGTTTAATACCAAATATTTTAAACATACCAGCTTTTACAGGCTGATAAACGTACCTGAACCGGGAAGAAATATTGTGATGAATGTCTCAGTGCCTTTTTCAGGAAAAATCTAG
- a CDS encoding glycoside hydrolase family 78 protein gives MKQTVSLLRSLFFVFIFSAFSFMVLAKTEITNLVCEYHTNPVGIDVLQPRLSWHLLSDEQNVKQTAYEIRVAETEADLSKKVKQIWNSGKVESDQSVNVVYSGPQPESMQRVYWQVRVWDNNGKASKWSEPAYWEMGILEPELWKASWITLPNEPESEDSKPAQYYRNEFSTLKTIKSARAYVTSHGLYQLFLNGEKVGDQLFTPGWTSYNKRLQYQTYDVTGMLQKENAVGVVLGDGWYRGNIGWVSANGYYGKKLALIFQLRIDYTDGTSEWILSDKNWKVNNGAIQKSDIYNGETYDARLELDGWAAANYNAADWKGVEEIDQPKDVLIAPQGVSVRAVEELKPVEFFSTPNGEKVFDMGQNMVGWVRIKMKGKAGQKVQLKFAEVLDKEGNFYTANLRAAECTDTYIFGKDGEAVYEPKFTFHGFRYLQLIGFDEIPEIEDITGVVIYSDMEPTGTFACNDEMINQLQHNIQWGQKGNFLDVPTDCPQRDERLGWTGDAQVFSMTAGYNFNVAAFYTKWMKDVVVDQLDNGVIPHVIPDVLNGQGGATGWADVVAVIPWSVYKIYGDTRILEESYPAITKWVGYMNERAGDDYLWTGDTHFGDWLAFATTNSDYPGATTEKDLLATAYFYYTTTLTAKIAQLIGKPQDAEKYKQLAANIKEAFIAEFVTPNGRLVSHTQTAYVIALTFGILPDNMIDKAADYLAKDVAKFKHLTTGFLGTPILCPTLSAIGRDDLAFMLLNRKEYPSWLYPVTQGATTIWERWDGQKPDGSFQDVGMNSFNHYAYGAIGEWLYDHVAGIKVDENNAGYKKFFLAPNPGGGLTNVDATFNSIYGPIKSDWKISDGQMTYKVEVPANTSAEVVLPKAKAGEVTMADELKSSSKQTGADVTVSVGSGTYTFTYPMEE, from the coding sequence ATGAAGCAGACAGTGTCTTTACTCCGGTCCTTATTTTTTGTGTTCATCTTTTCGGCGTTTTCATTTATGGTGTTAGCCAAAACGGAAATTACCAACTTGGTTTGCGAATACCACACCAACCCGGTGGGGATAGATGTGTTGCAACCACGTTTAAGTTGGCATCTGTTATCGGATGAGCAGAACGTTAAACAAACGGCTTACGAAATCAGGGTGGCCGAAACCGAAGCAGATTTGTCGAAAAAGGTGAAACAAATCTGGAACTCAGGAAAAGTGGAATCCGATCAGTCGGTGAATGTTGTTTACAGCGGACCGCAACCCGAGTCGATGCAACGTGTTTATTGGCAGGTTCGAGTGTGGGATAACAACGGAAAAGCCAGCAAATGGAGCGAACCGGCGTACTGGGAAATGGGAATTCTGGAGCCGGAGTTGTGGAAAGCTTCGTGGATTACTTTGCCCAACGAACCGGAATCGGAAGATTCAAAACCGGCGCAGTATTACCGCAATGAGTTTTCAACTTTGAAAACTATAAAATCGGCACGCGCTTATGTTACTTCGCATGGGCTTTATCAGCTGTTTTTAAATGGAGAAAAAGTGGGCGACCAACTGTTTACTCCGGGCTGGACTAGCTATAATAAACGATTACAGTACCAGACATACGACGTTACTGGCATGTTACAAAAAGAGAATGCAGTTGGTGTTGTTTTGGGTGACGGCTGGTACCGTGGAAATATTGGTTGGGTGAGTGCCAATGGGTATTATGGAAAAAAGCTGGCGTTGATATTCCAATTAAGAATTGATTACACAGACGGAACAAGTGAGTGGATATTGAGTGATAAAAACTGGAAAGTAAATAACGGCGCTATTCAAAAATCGGATATCTACAATGGCGAAACCTACGATGCCCGTTTGGAATTAGACGGATGGGCTGCTGCCAATTATAATGCTGCTGATTGGAAAGGTGTTGAAGAAATTGATCAACCAAAAGATGTGTTAATAGCACCACAGGGCGTTTCTGTAAGAGCAGTTGAAGAGTTGAAACCAGTTGAGTTTTTTTCCACACCAAACGGAGAAAAGGTATTCGATATGGGCCAGAATATGGTTGGTTGGGTACGTATTAAAATGAAAGGAAAAGCAGGGCAGAAAGTGCAACTGAAATTCGCTGAAGTACTCGATAAGGAAGGCAATTTTTATACCGCTAATTTACGGGCTGCCGAATGTACCGATACTTATATTTTCGGGAAGGATGGCGAAGCGGTTTACGAACCGAAATTCACCTTTCACGGATTTCGTTATTTGCAATTGATTGGCTTCGATGAAATCCCGGAGATAGAAGATATTACCGGTGTGGTGATTTATTCGGATATGGAACCAACGGGTACATTTGCTTGCAACGATGAAATGATCAATCAACTGCAGCACAATATTCAGTGGGGACAGAAAGGCAATTTCCTAGATGTACCTACCGACTGTCCGCAGCGCGATGAGCGTTTGGGCTGGACCGGCGATGCGCAGGTATTTAGTATGACTGCCGGATACAATTTTAATGTGGCAGCTTTCTACACCAAATGGATGAAAGATGTAGTTGTCGATCAGTTGGACAACGGTGTTATTCCGCATGTTATTCCTGATGTGTTGAACGGTCAGGGAGGCGCTACCGGCTGGGCCGATGTGGTGGCTGTAATTCCGTGGTCGGTGTATAAAATTTATGGCGACACCCGAATTCTGGAAGAAAGTTATCCCGCCATTACCAAGTGGGTAGGCTATATGAACGAACGGGCAGGCGACGATTACCTGTGGACGGGAGATACCCATTTTGGCGACTGGCTGGCGTTTGCTACTACAAACTCAGATTACCCGGGAGCTACCACCGAAAAAGACCTGCTGGCAACGGCTTACTTTTATTACACAACTACTTTGACGGCTAAAATTGCACAGCTAATTGGCAAACCACAAGACGCTGAAAAGTATAAACAATTGGCAGCAAACATTAAAGAAGCTTTTATCGCGGAGTTTGTAACGCCTAACGGACGACTTGTTTCGCATACACAAACAGCTTATGTTATTGCGCTTACATTTGGTATTCTACCGGATAATATGATTGATAAAGCTGCCGATTACCTGGCAAAAGATGTGGCGAAATTCAAACACCTGACCACCGGCTTTTTGGGAACGCCGATTTTGTGTCCGACACTTTCTGCAATTGGCCGTGATGATCTGGCCTTTATGCTGCTGAACCGCAAAGAATACCCTTCGTGGTTGTACCCGGTTACGCAAGGGGCAACAACAATTTGGGAGCGCTGGGATGGACAAAAGCCCGACGGATCGTTCCAGGATGTGGGCATGAACAGCTTTAACCATTATGCTTATGGCGCCATTGGCGAGTGGCTATACGATCATGTGGCCGGTATAAAAGTGGATGAGAACAATGCGGGCTACAAGAAATTCTTCCTGGCACCGAATCCGGGTGGAGGTTTAACCAATGTTGATGCAACCTTTAATTCGATATATGGCCCGATTAAATCAGATTGGAAGATCAGCGACGGACAAATGACTTACAAGGTTGAAGTTCCTGCCAATACTTCTGCCGAGGTGGTGCTACCAAAAGCGAAAGCTGGCGAAGTTACAATGGCAGACGAACTAAAATCAAGCTCCAAACAAACTGGTGCGGATGTAACTGTCTCGGTGGGATCGGGGACTTATACTTTTACTTATCCGATGGAAGAATAG
- a CDS encoding DUF4625 domain-containing protein has product MRRINLLFSLFMLLLFLGACSDSEETDQEKPTIDISFTDAFPTNCDTIYFGEPFELKVLYADNVELGGYSIDIHNNFDHHSHSTEVTECSLNPKKDPVNPFVFIDNYSIPNGLTEYTTSMSISVPADNSIGLFDEGDYHFFIILTDEEGWSIQKGLSIKMLYR; this is encoded by the coding sequence ATGAGAAGAATAAATTTGCTTTTTAGCCTTTTTATGCTGCTTTTGTTTTTGGGCGCTTGCAGCGACAGCGAAGAAACAGACCAGGAAAAACCAACAATCGATATCAGTTTTACGGATGCATTTCCGACAAATTGTGATACCATTTATTTTGGTGAACCATTTGAACTGAAAGTATTGTACGCTGATAATGTTGAATTAGGTGGATACAGTATCGATATCCATAATAATTTCGACCATCATTCGCACAGTACCGAAGTAACAGAGTGCTCTCTTAACCCGAAGAAGGACCCCGTAAATCCTTTTGTTTTTATTGATAATTACTCCATTCCGAATGGTTTGACGGAATATACAACAAGTATGTCAATTTCTGTTCCGGCAGACAATAGCATCGGTTTATTCGACGAAGGAGACTATCATTTCTTTATCATTCTTACTGATGAAGAGGGGTGGTCCATTCAAAAAGGCCTGAGTATAAAGATGCTTTATCGGTAG
- a CDS encoding M14 family metallopeptidase, which produces MVKKLLYVCFSGMLTFMSSGLKAQSDTGFGKYHTNREIQQILKEFSSGNAKLHTIAESPGGAPITVLEIGANLSDVPAIFVGANFEGNVPLSSEGALYLAKMLMDSTTYTKDVKWYIMPQPNPDAAAVYFSALKTGQATNLFKINNDGDEATDEDGPDDLNGDGLITQMRIKSLEGSYIVSDKDARLMKKADKTKGERGEYKVLTEGIDNDKDGKYNEDAIGGINIGISFPHLFPYDKKEAGLYSGQTPEAYGIMRFISDHPEISMVYTLGTSNFCLVPPKGGRKGDDNLKQIKIPRRYASMLNADASKTYTMEEAIELFKAVVPPGTDVNSALVASYLNLGPALNPLEDDLVFYKKYAGDYKKYLKAKDFSTETLDPTPAKNGSFELWAYYHLGVPSFSMQLFSVPKVKEAEKEDEKGEPDDKKKKEEKPEKKDELSEKDKALLAYSDAELDGAGFVAWKKVDHPDFDEVEVGGYAPYLETTPKAEKIESLLATQLPWLLQLSNELPEFAIADKKVTDMGGGIYKLELFVANNGALPYPISMGQRNGQPAPVIITLDGDMELLEGKLRTPVGAIGANQVKKYTWLVKSSKNKSITAGIESTVFTDVVEQIKIGG; this is translated from the coding sequence ATGGTCAAAAAACTACTTTACGTGTGCTTTTCCGGGATGCTTACTTTTATGAGTTCCGGCCTAAAAGCGCAGTCTGACACCGGGTTTGGGAAATACCATACCAACCGGGAGATTCAGCAAATATTAAAAGAATTTTCTTCAGGAAATGCAAAACTGCACACCATTGCCGAAAGTCCGGGTGGCGCACCAATTACCGTATTGGAAATTGGCGCAAACCTCAGCGATGTTCCGGCAATTTTTGTGGGTGCTAATTTCGAAGGAAACGTACCACTGTCATCAGAAGGTGCGTTGTACCTGGCAAAAATGCTGATGGATTCAACAACTTATACCAAAGATGTAAAATGGTACATCATGCCGCAGCCCAACCCTGATGCTGCTGCCGTTTATTTTTCGGCGTTAAAAACCGGACAGGCTACCAATCTTTTTAAAATAAACAACGATGGCGACGAGGCAACCGACGAAGATGGTCCGGATGATTTGAACGGCGACGGGCTGATTACCCAGATGCGGATTAAAAGCCTTGAAGGCAGTTATATTGTTTCGGATAAAGACGCGCGGCTGATGAAAAAAGCTGATAAAACAAAAGGCGAACGAGGCGAATATAAAGTGCTTACAGAAGGCATTGACAACGACAAAGACGGGAAATACAACGAAGACGCTATCGGTGGAATTAACATAGGAATTAGCTTCCCTCATCTTTTCCCTTACGATAAGAAAGAGGCCGGTTTGTATTCTGGACAAACTCCTGAAGCGTATGGAATAATGCGTTTTATTTCTGATCACCCGGAAATTTCGATGGTGTATACATTGGGTACATCAAACTTCTGCCTGGTTCCGCCAAAAGGTGGACGTAAAGGTGATGATAACCTTAAGCAAATAAAAATTCCGCGCCGTTATGCCAGCATGCTTAATGCCGATGCCAGCAAAACCTACACTATGGAAGAAGCAATAGAACTGTTTAAAGCGGTTGTTCCTCCCGGTACCGATGTTAATTCGGCACTGGTGGCCAGTTACCTGAATTTGGGACCGGCACTGAATCCTTTGGAAGACGATCTTGTTTTTTATAAAAAATATGCCGGGGATTATAAAAAATACCTGAAAGCAAAAGATTTCAGTACCGAAACTCTGGATCCTACTCCGGCAAAAAATGGTTCGTTTGAATTGTGGGCGTATTACCACCTCGGAGTGCCATCGTTTAGTATGCAACTATTCTCTGTTCCGAAAGTAAAAGAAGCAGAAAAAGAAGATGAGAAGGGTGAACCGGATGACAAAAAAAAGAAAGAAGAAAAGCCGGAGAAAAAAGACGAATTGAGTGAAAAAGATAAAGCGCTGCTGGCTTATTCTGATGCAGAATTGGATGGAGCCGGATTTGTTGCATGGAAAAAAGTGGATCATCCCGATTTTGATGAAGTAGAAGTTGGTGGTTATGCACCGTACCTGGAAACCACTCCAAAAGCAGAGAAAATTGAATCCTTACTGGCAACTCAATTGCCCTGGTTGCTTCAATTGTCAAACGAGCTTCCTGAGTTTGCCATTGCCGACAAAAAAGTAACTGACATGGGTGGTGGCATCTACAAACTGGAATTGTTTGTGGCCAACAACGGGGCTCTTCCCTACCCAATCTCTATGGGACAACGAAATGGTCAGCCGGCTCCTGTAATTATAACGCTCGATGGCGATATGGAGCTACTGGAAGGAAAACTGCGCACTCCCGTTGGAGCGATTGGTGCTAACCAGGTAAAAAAATACACGTGGCTGGTAAAATCAAGCAAAAACAAAAGTATTACTGCCGGAATTGAGTCGACAGTTTTTACCGATGTAGTTGAACAAATTAAAATTGGAGGTTAA
- a CDS encoding DUF4625 domain-containing protein: protein MNKKVFLIAIILGISTIFMACDDDDVAPPEVTIMELGVGETHGNDHTAIVGSDLHIEAEIVAEGTIDLVQVLIHPEGEHKSAIQEDEWELDTTYTKFSGLKNTTFHEHVDIDISAEPGEYHFDIVVTDMEGNQSSAEADLEIILPDDAVVPEITIASAPTSNQTFNDGETISISGLVTDNKALGGLYIGLVRESQNLTDAEVDAANTITILHTHDFDSYLSHNFSSSITVGIAQDNNITPKDITGDIAWQSANYYIVVKCKDAFGGNWTFSDHYPIVINY from the coding sequence ATGAACAAGAAAGTATTTTTAATTGCAATAATTTTAGGAATATCAACAATTTTTATGGCATGTGACGACGACGATGTTGCACCACCGGAAGTTACAATAATGGAATTAGGTGTTGGGGAAACACATGGCAATGACCACACCGCAATTGTTGGTAGTGATTTACACATAGAAGCGGAAATTGTTGCCGAGGGGACAATTGATTTGGTACAGGTTCTTATTCACCCCGAAGGTGAGCATAAATCGGCAATACAAGAGGATGAGTGGGAATTGGATACTACATACACCAAATTCTCTGGCTTGAAAAACACGACCTTCCACGAGCATGTTGATATTGATATTTCTGCTGAACCAGGCGAATACCATTTTGATATTGTCGTAACAGACATGGAAGGTAACCAGTCGAGCGCCGAGGCAGACCTTGAAATTATTTTGCCCGACGATGCTGTTGTGCCGGAGATTACTATTGCTTCAGCACCAACCAGTAACCAGACTTTTAACGATGGTGAAACAATAAGTATTTCGGGTTTAGTAACCGACAATAAGGCACTCGGCGGGTTGTATATTGGTTTGGTTCGCGAAAGCCAAAACCTTACTGATGCCGAGGTAGATGCAGCCAACACAATTACCATTTTACATACTCATGACTTTGATAGTTATTTATCTCATAATTTTTCATCGAGTATAACTGTGGGGATTGCACAGGATAACAACATAACACCGAAAGATATTACCGGAGATATCGCTTGGCAGTCAGCCAATTACTACATTGTGGTAAAATGTAAAGATGCATTTGGTGGAAACTGGACTTTCTCTGATCATTATCCAATTGTCATAAATTATTGA
- a CDS encoding transcriptional repressor has translation MKAIEILNSHKLKRTSCREGIIDIVMEAGQALSENEIRERLVGNYDRTTFYRSFKTLVEHHIIHKIVIDNQLVKYALDNQVTHKYAHAHFYCNTCNTVKCMDSVPVQHYNLPDGYSEDETEVLIKGTCSGCKDHA, from the coding sequence ATGAAGGCGATTGAAATATTAAATAGTCATAAGCTCAAGAGAACCAGTTGTCGTGAGGGAATAATTGACATTGTAATGGAAGCTGGCCAGGCGCTTTCTGAAAATGAAATCAGAGAACGGCTTGTAGGTAACTACGATCGCACCACTTTTTACCGTTCATTTAAAACGTTGGTGGAGCATCATATCATTCACAAAATCGTTATCGATAATCAACTGGTGAAATATGCATTGGATAACCAGGTGACACATAAATACGCTCATGCGCACTTTTATTGCAACACATGTAACACCGTGAAATGTATGGATAGTGTACCTGTGCAACACTACAACCTTCCGGATGGTTATTCTGAAGATGAAACCGAAGTTTTAATAAAAGGAACCTGTTCTGGTTGTAAAGACCATGCTTGA